Proteins found in one Thermaerobacter subterraneus DSM 13965 genomic segment:
- a CDS encoding acyclic terpene utilization AtuA family protein, with the protein MAARTVRIGAGLGFYGDLPFAAADAVRVGDIQYLCCDHLAELTMAILHKDRQRDPGAGYTRDIGLLCQAVLPAAMARGVRLISNAGGLNPYGAAREVLQVAARLGLHDLKVAVVTGDDVLDRLDLFRQEGAPLEPLDGGPPYEEVRPRLLFASAYLGAEPVVRALATGAHVVITGRVADASLFLAPLVYEFGWRWDDWDRLAVGVVAGHISECSAQATGGNFSGPWWEVPDMDRIGYPIAEVDEGGGLVITKPDGTGGLVTPDTVKEQLYYEVHDPARYVNPDVTADFSQIELVQEGPDRVRVSGIRGGPRPEVLKVTAGYDDGWLGQAVIGYSWPDALEKAQAAERIIRRQMARAGLNPEAIHVEYLGVNALHGPLAPIPDEPNEVYLRFAIRTRTREEAERLARLFPPLALNGPPYIGGALPGLGRSRQLLGIWSTTVPREWVEQAVRVEVLGLDALERAG; encoded by the coding sequence ATGGCAGCCAGGACCGTCCGCATCGGCGCGGGGCTGGGTTTTTACGGCGACCTCCCCTTTGCCGCGGCGGACGCCGTGCGAGTAGGCGACATCCAGTACCTCTGCTGCGACCACCTGGCCGAGCTGACCATGGCCATCCTGCACAAGGACCGGCAGCGCGACCCCGGCGCCGGCTACACCCGCGACATCGGGCTCCTGTGCCAGGCGGTGCTGCCGGCGGCCATGGCCCGGGGCGTGCGGCTGATCAGCAACGCCGGCGGGCTGAATCCCTACGGCGCGGCCCGCGAGGTCCTGCAGGTGGCGGCCCGCCTGGGCTTGCACGACCTCAAGGTGGCGGTGGTCACGGGCGATGACGTCCTGGACCGCCTGGACCTGTTCCGGCAAGAAGGGGCACCCCTGGAACCGCTGGACGGCGGCCCGCCGTATGAAGAGGTCCGGCCGCGGCTGCTCTTCGCCAGCGCCTACCTGGGGGCCGAACCGGTGGTCCGCGCCCTGGCCACCGGTGCCCACGTGGTGATCACGGGACGGGTGGCCGACGCCTCCCTGTTCCTCGCCCCGCTGGTCTACGAGTTCGGCTGGCGGTGGGACGACTGGGACCGCCTGGCCGTGGGGGTGGTGGCCGGGCACATCAGCGAATGCTCGGCCCAGGCCACGGGCGGCAACTTCAGCGGCCCCTGGTGGGAAGTCCCCGACATGGATCGCATCGGCTACCCCATCGCCGAGGTCGATGAAGGCGGCGGGCTGGTCATCACCAAGCCGGACGGGACGGGCGGCCTGGTGACCCCCGACACGGTGAAGGAGCAGCTCTATTACGAGGTCCACGACCCGGCCCGCTACGTGAACCCGGACGTCACCGCCGACTTCTCCCAGATCGAGCTGGTCCAGGAAGGCCCAGACCGGGTCAGGGTCAGCGGGATCCGGGGCGGTCCCCGGCCCGAGGTCCTGAAGGTCACCGCCGGCTATGACGACGGCTGGCTCGGCCAGGCGGTGATCGGCTACTCCTGGCCCGACGCCCTGGAAAAGGCCCAGGCGGCGGAGCGGATCATCCGGCGGCAGATGGCCCGGGCAGGGCTGAACCCCGAAGCGATCCATGTGGAGTATCTGGGGGTCAACGCCCTCCACGGCCCGCTGGCCCCCATCCCCGACGAGCCCAACGAGGTCTACCTGCGCTTCGCCATCCGGACCCGGACCCGGGAGGAGGCCGAGCGGCTGGCCCGGCTCTTCCCGCCCCTGGCCCTCAACGGGCCCCCGTACATCGGCGGCGCGTTGCCGGGCCTGGGTCGCTCCCGCCAGCTGCTGGGCATCTGGTCCACCACCGTTCCCCGCGAGTGGGTCGAACAGGCCGTGCGGGTCGAGGTGCTGGGGCTGGATGCCCTGGAGAGGGCGGGGTAG
- a CDS encoding enoyl-CoA hydratase/isomerase family protein encodes MQGEDGVHGEARLQDQLVLYETDGPVAIITLNDPERRNPLSTAMAEALIAALRRGCRDPQVRALVLTGAGQAFCAGGDIREFAGLDRLTGPQVLEQGERSTELFKAGQWLTKPLIGAVQGAAMGGGLGLVCLCHWVVAADDAVFATPEIQLGLFPLVILPLMMQVMGPRQALALGLSGRRIGAQEARALGLVTEVVARGQVLQRARAVATELAGRSGAAIGAGLRAYAAALSLPAPAAIDFANSLRVSTFLSADLKEGATAFLERRAPQWTHR; translated from the coding sequence ATGCAGGGAGAGGACGGGGTGCATGGGGAGGCCCGGCTACAAGACCAGCTGGTTCTGTACGAGACCGACGGCCCCGTGGCCATCATCACCCTCAACGACCCGGAACGAAGGAACCCGCTCTCCACCGCCATGGCGGAGGCTCTGATCGCGGCCCTGCGGCGGGGGTGCCGGGACCCCCAGGTACGGGCGCTGGTCCTGACCGGAGCGGGCCAGGCCTTCTGCGCCGGGGGGGACATCCGCGAGTTTGCCGGGCTCGACCGGCTGACCGGACCCCAGGTGCTGGAGCAGGGTGAGCGGTCGACCGAGCTCTTCAAGGCCGGGCAGTGGCTGACCAAGCCGCTGATCGGCGCCGTGCAGGGGGCAGCCATGGGGGGCGGGCTGGGCCTCGTGTGCCTCTGCCACTGGGTGGTGGCCGCCGACGATGCGGTCTTTGCCACGCCGGAGATCCAGCTGGGCCTCTTCCCCCTGGTGATCCTGCCCCTGATGATGCAGGTCATGGGCCCGCGCCAGGCCCTGGCCCTGGGCCTTTCCGGCCGGCGGATCGGTGCCCAGGAAGCCCGCGCCCTCGGCCTGGTGACGGAGGTGGTGGCCCGGGGCCAGGTCCTCCAGCGGGCCCGGGCCGTGGCCACCGAGCTGGCGGGCCGCAGCGGGGCCGCCATTGGCGCCGGCCTCAGGGCTTACGCGGCTGCCCTGAGCCTGCCGGCCCCGGCGGCCATCGACTTCGCCAACAGCCTGAGGGTGAGCACCTTCCTCAGCGCCGACCTCAAGGAAGGTGCCACGGCCTTCCTCGAGCGGCGGGCGCCGCAGTGGACCCACCGCTGA